One Methanobrevibacter oralis DNA window includes the following coding sequences:
- a CDS encoding cofactor-independent phosphoglycerate mutase has translation MKYVIFIPDGSSDFPIDELEGKTPLQVANTPNIDKLAKNGFGGLTNNVPDGYTPGSDVANMSIFGYNPADYYTGRGPLEAGSVGIKTSKNDVIFRCNTITEKDNVMDNFNADHISSEEADVLLNALNDYFSDKYENFKGKFYTGISYRHLFVYSCENQEDVELLANLKTIPPHDIVNGSLDENTSSVIDDAWNHNLAQFIKKIMYETQDILKEHEINKKRISEGKKPANMLWLWGQGVTPSLPDFKETYELSGAVITGVDLLKGIALFANMEVVDVPGATGFFDTNYEAKGKYAIKTLKEVDVLFIHVEAPDEAGHAQLIDEKIKAIERIDEFIVGPVIESLNGQKFKAAILPDHPTPIALGTHTRDDVPLIIYSSTKEGDDCESFDEFGVLKGSLEKKEGYKLLSRLINDF, from the coding sequence ATGAAATATGTGATTTTTATCCCTGATGGGTCTAGTGATTTTCCAATCGATGAACTTGAAGGTAAAACTCCTTTACAAGTAGCTAATACTCCAAATATTGATAAATTAGCTAAAAATGGTTTTGGGGGTTTAACCAATAATGTTCCTGATGGTTATACTCCAGGTTCTGATGTAGCTAATATGAGTATTTTTGGATATAATCCAGCAGATTATTATACTGGTAGGGGACCTCTTGAAGCAGGTAGTGTTGGTATTAAAACATCAAAAAATGATGTAATATTTAGATGTAATACTATAACTGAAAAGGATAATGTTATGGACAATTTTAATGCAGATCATATTAGTTCTGAGGAAGCAGATGTTTTATTAAATGCATTGAATGATTATTTCAGTGATAAATATGAGAATTTTAAAGGTAAATTTTATACTGGAATTAGTTATAGGCATTTATTTGTTTATTCTTGTGAAAATCAAGAAGATGTTGAGCTATTAGCTAATTTAAAAACAATACCTCCTCATGATATTGTTAATGGATCATTAGATGAAAATACTTCATCAGTAATTGATGATGCATGGAATCATAATTTAGCTCAATTTATTAAAAAAATAATGTATGAAACACAAGATATTCTAAAGGAACATGAAATTAATAAAAAAAGAATAAGTGAAGGTAAAAAGCCAGCTAATATGCTTTGGTTGTGGGGTCAAGGTGTAACTCCATCATTACCTGATTTTAAAGAAACTTATGAATTGTCTGGGGCAGTTATAACTGGAGTAGATTTATTAAAGGGTATTGCTCTTTTTGCAAATATGGAAGTTGTTGATGTGCCTGGTGCTACAGGATTTTTCGATACAAACTATGAAGCAAAAGGAAAATATGCTATTAAAACTTTAAAAGAAGTAGATGTTTTATTTATTCATGTAGAAGCTCCAGATGAAGCAGGACATGCTCAACTTATAGATGAAAAAATAAAAGCTATTGAGAGAATTGATGAGTTTATTGTAGGGCCTGTAATAGAGAGTTTAAATGGTCAGAAATTTAAAGCTGCAATATTGCCAGATCATCCAACACCAATAGCTCTTGGAACTCATACAAGAGATGATGTGCCATTAATTATATATTCATCAACAAAAGAAGGGGATGATTGTGAATCTTTTGATGAATTTGGGGTTTTAAAAGGTTCATTAGAAAAAAAAGAAGGATATAAATTATTATCTAGACTAATTAATGATTTTTAA
- a CDS encoding homoserine dehydrogenase, with translation MNECKIIIMGFGAVGQGIARAISLKKNMIREKVGIDLKIVAAADSSSSAINIDGLDEELLVDVKNNDGNLLNYPECGSDVAGANVLDAVEYDCLMEATPTNIVDAEPAFSLTLKAFNQGKDVVTSNKGHLALKFRDVVNAARENNVEFKYEASVGGAMPIINFTKETLSSCGIKSIIGILNGTTNYILSRMTSEGSAYDVTLKESQELGIAETDPTQDVDGIDAACKTVILANSLLGIDATYSDVKVEGISNINSQAIELANKDDYLIKLIAEVSPDNLQVSPRLVKKGSSYDVSGTLNMATIHTDLAGDITVMGLGAGSLETASAMLTDLISILKNKN, from the coding sequence ATGAATGAATGTAAAATCATTATAATGGGGTTTGGAGCTGTAGGTCAAGGAATAGCTCGTGCAATTTCATTAAAAAAAAATATGATTAGAGAAAAAGTTGGCATAGATTTAAAAATTGTTGCTGCAGCAGATTCATCTTCATCTGCAATTAATATTGATGGTTTAGATGAAGAATTACTTGTTGATGTAAAAAACAATGATGGAAACTTATTAAATTACCCTGAATGTGGTAGTGATGTAGCAGGTGCAAATGTATTGGATGCTGTTGAATATGATTGTTTAATGGAAGCAACTCCTACTAATATAGTTGATGCTGAACCTGCATTTTCTTTAACACTTAAGGCTTTTAATCAAGGAAAAGATGTAGTAACATCTAATAAAGGTCATTTAGCACTTAAATTCAGGGATGTTGTTAATGCTGCTCGTGAAAACAATGTAGAATTTAAATATGAAGCAAGTGTTGGAGGAGCAATGCCAATTATTAATTTTACTAAAGAAACACTTTCATCTTGCGGTATTAAATCAATTATTGGTATTTTAAATGGTACTACAAATTACATTTTATCAAGAATGACTTCTGAAGGCTCGGCTTATGATGTTACTTTAAAAGAATCTCAAGAGTTAGGAATAGCTGAAACAGACCCGACTCAAGATGTAGATGGTATTGATGCAGCTTGTAAAACTGTAATTTTAGCTAATTCTCTTTTAGGAATTGATGCAACTTATAGTGATGTTAAAGTTGAAGGTATCTCAAATATTAACTCTCAAGCTATTGAACTTGCAAATAAAGATGATTATTTAATTAAGTTAATAGCTGAAGTTTCTCCTGATAATTTACAAGTTTCTCCACGTTTAGTTAAAAAAGGAAGTTCTTATGATGTAAGTGGAACTTTAAATATGGCAACCATTCACACTGATTTGGCTGGAGATATAACTGTAATGGGACTTGGAGCAGGTTCACTTGAAACTGCCTCAGCCATGTTAACTGATTTAATTAGTATTTTAAAAAATAAAAACTAA
- a CDS encoding amino acid-binding protein: MRMDLVLELLDVPGQLVSVLEPISGLGANLVTVIHKRDAKNEKGMIPVQLTLEGEQENLNRVIQRFEELGISIIEMDGVVKKEIISTILIGHIVDKDVQDTTERINALNGVYVVGFDIKLDGEDKSTALLNLETDFGQKQYVFNEVKKIAEEKNLLMINEV, from the coding sequence ATGAGAATGGATTTAGTTCTAGAACTTTTAGATGTTCCAGGGCAATTAGTTTCAGTTTTAGAACCTATTAGTGGCCTTGGTGCAAATTTAGTAACTGTTATCCATAAAAGAGATGCTAAAAATGAAAAAGGTATGATTCCTGTTCAACTTACATTAGAAGGTGAACAAGAAAACCTTAATCGTGTAATTCAAAGATTTGAAGAATTAGGAATCTCTATTATTGAAATGGATGGTGTTGTTAAAAAAGAAATAATAAGTACAATCCTTATTGGTCATATTGTAGATAAGGATGTGCAAGATACAACAGAAAGAATTAATGCGTTAAATGGTGTTTATGTCGTTGGTTTTGATATTAAATTAGATGGTGAAGATAAATCTACTGCTTTACTTAATCTTGAAACGGATTTTGGTCAAAAACAATATGTATTTAATGAAGTTAAAAAAATTGCTGAGGAAAAAAATTTACTTATGATTAATGAAGTTTAG
- a CDS encoding alpha/beta hydrolase, with product MVLFRGDIKCKSLQRRTSISVILPADNIHFLDDRQEVIEQPYRTLYLLHGLYGSDDIFLANTSIQKFAEDAGIAVVIPCGENSFYLNHLKSHELYADYVGQELLDITRNIFPLSCKREDTFIAGFSMGGYGAIRNGLKYSHNFSKIGAVSAALITDDVHLLDENNNVLYSRSFAESCFGNLDEVIGSDVDPKYLIEHTKNIPEIFMACGYDDFLYDKNVDFYNFLHSKGVNSKFIQAEGKHDWEFCDKYIKEFIKTLIL from the coding sequence ATGGTATTATTTAGAGGAGACATTAAATGTAAGTCATTGCAGAGAAGAACATCTATAAGTGTTATTCTACCTGCAGATAATATACATTTTTTAGATGATAGACAGGAGGTTATAGAACAACCATATAGGACATTGTACTTATTACATGGTCTTTATGGTAGTGATGATATATTTTTAGCTAATACTTCTATTCAGAAATTTGCAGAAGATGCAGGAATTGCTGTTGTAATTCCATGTGGTGAAAATAGTTTTTATTTAAATCATTTAAAGTCTCATGAATTATATGCAGATTATGTAGGTCAAGAACTTCTTGATATTACAAGGAATATATTTCCATTGTCTTGTAAAAGGGAAGATACTTTTATAGCTGGTTTTTCAATGGGAGGGTATGGAGCTATTAGAAATGGATTAAAATATTCTCATAATTTTTCTAAAATTGGTGCTGTATCTGCTGCTTTAATTACGGACGATGTTCATTTGTTGGATGAAAATAATAATGTGTTATATTCAAGATCATTTGCAGAAAGTTGTTTTGGCAATTTAGATGAAGTTATTGGAAGTGACGTGGATCCAAAATATTTAATTGAACATACTAAGAATATTCCTGAAATATTCATGGCTTGTGGATATGATGATTTTTTATATGATAAAAATGTTGATTTTTACAATTTTTTACATTCAAAAGGAGTTAATTCTAAATTTATTCAAGCTGAGGGTAAACATGATTGGGAATTTTGTGATAAGTATATCAAGGAATTTATTAAAACACTAATTTTATAA
- a CDS encoding FecCD family ABC transporter permease, giving the protein MKLNTKSYQDYINRKFVIILILSILLLVVSLFSIKVGATNLSFKQILLSIFFDTEDSSIIWNIRISRIVVAIVAGIFMGVEGTILQCVLRNPLASPYTMGISQGAAFGASFSIIILGAGTLYSSQADAVILNNPYLTVFFAFIGALIGVIAIIIISKIRNLTPEVMILAGVAMSALFSAGTMFLQYFASDTQVAATIFWTFGDVSRAVWNDFWIMLIILIPSLSYFIYHSWDYNSLSAGEITAKSFGINTEKIRLIALLLSSFTAALTVAFLGVIGFVGLIAPHIMRRILGNDHRFLIPSAGLLGALILLISDTLSRLVIAPIILPVGIITAFMGAPMFLYIIIKMKY; this is encoded by the coding sequence TTGAAGTTGAATACTAAATCCTACCAAGATTATATAAACAGAAAGTTTGTAATCATTTTAATCTTATCTATATTATTATTAGTAGTATCTTTATTTTCAATAAAAGTAGGTGCTACTAACTTAAGTTTTAAACAAATATTACTTTCTATTTTTTTTGATACAGAGGATTCATCAATAATTTGGAATATTAGAATATCAAGAATTGTTGTTGCAATTGTTGCAGGGATTTTTATGGGTGTTGAGGGTACAATTTTACAATGTGTACTTAGAAATCCTCTTGCAAGTCCTTATACAATGGGCATTTCACAGGGTGCTGCTTTTGGAGCTTCATTTTCAATTATTATTTTAGGTGCAGGAACATTGTATAGTTCTCAAGCAGATGCAGTAATATTAAACAATCCTTATTTAACAGTATTTTTTGCTTTTATAGGTGCTTTAATTGGTGTTATTGCAATTATCATAATTTCTAAAATTCGAAATTTAACTCCAGAAGTAATGATTCTTGCAGGAGTAGCAATGAGTGCATTATTTTCAGCAGGAACCATGTTTTTGCAGTATTTTGCTAGTGATACTCAAGTTGCTGCTACAATATTTTGGACATTTGGGGATGTTAGTAGAGCTGTTTGGAATGATTTTTGGATCATGTTAATAATACTTATTCCAAGTTTAAGTTATTTTATTTATCATTCCTGGGATTATAATAGTCTTTCTGCAGGGGAGATTACTGCTAAAAGTTTTGGAATTAACACTGAAAAAATTCGGTTGATTGCTTTATTATTGTCTTCGTTTACAGCAGCACTAACAGTTGCTTTTTTAGGAGTTATTGGATTTGTAGGATTAATAGCTCCACATATTATGAGAAGAATCTTAGGTAATGATCATAGATTTTTAATTCCATCAGCAGGATTGTTAGGTGCTTTAATTTTATTAATCTCAGATACATTGTCTAGATTAGTCATAGCACCAATTATTTTGCCTGTAGGTATAATAACTGCATTTATGGGTGCGCCAATGTTTCTTTATATAATTATAAAAATGAAGTATTAA
- a CDS encoding ABC transporter ATP-binding protein, protein MEFSYKDRKILNGINFTVEKGDFISILGINGSGKSTLLKCINKILSYEKGSILLNDEDIKNIDNFKIAQKIAYVPQKFSVERSTVFDAILLGRRPYITWNVSKEDIEITENVMKLLNIESYALRYINELSGGELQKVVLARALVQGPEILLLDEPTSDLDLKNQYDVMNLLKKISKDKKITPIVVLHDINLALRYSNKFILLKNGKVKCGGEDAINSNTIKEVYGIDAYVKDINGIKTVIPKPY, encoded by the coding sequence ATGGAGTTTTCTTATAAAGATAGAAAAATATTAAATGGAATTAATTTCACAGTTGAAAAAGGAGATTTTATTTCTATTTTAGGAATTAATGGTTCTGGAAAATCTACACTTTTAAAGTGTATAAATAAGATATTAAGCTATGAAAAAGGTTCTATTTTATTAAATGATGAAGATATTAAAAATATTGATAATTTTAAAATAGCCCAAAAAATTGCTTATGTTCCACAAAAATTTTCAGTTGAGAGATCAACAGTTTTTGATGCTATTTTACTTGGAAGAAGACCATATATAACATGGAATGTATCTAAAGAAGATATTGAAATTACAGAAAATGTAATGAAATTATTGAATATTGAATCCTATGCCTTAAGATATATTAATGAGCTTAGTGGTGGTGAATTACAAAAAGTTGTTTTAGCTCGTGCACTTGTTCAGGGTCCTGAAATTCTTCTTCTTGATGAACCTACTAGTGATTTGGATTTAAAAAACCAATATGATGTAATGAATTTACTTAAAAAAATATCTAAAGATAAAAAAATAACTCCAATAGTTGTTTTACATGATATAAACTTAGCTTTAAGATATTCTAATAAATTTATTCTACTGAAAAATGGTAAGGTTAAATGTGGTGGGGAAGATGCAATTAATTCAAATACCATAAAAGAAGTATATGGCATAGATGCATATGTTAAAGACATAAATGGTATTAAAACAGTTATTCCAAAACCTTATTAA
- a CDS encoding ABC transporter substrate-binding protein: MDKKIYIGLIVVVIAIIAIVAFNFNDNSNESSNGMISVQDMAGRTVNVPVNVEKVVGVGCSAREIVYLGAEDKIVGIEQIESNSQGAWGNELPYIKSNKDLMDLPIIGNAKTDTVDYEKLSSLKPDVVFAGTPEQANLIQNKTGIPTIVTYVGAVGTEQQMEKYENSLTMMGKVLGKEDRASELIGYMDEIEKDLKDRTNNAKKDKKVYIAGQAFYGVHGITSTNPYYPSFIHLNATNVASGVGGDNATVHAIQIDKEQLIQWNPDYIFIEGASNQVIKDDISKNPDYKNMSAIKNKKVHNLLTYCLYSYNKEEMFANSYYVGKILYPEEFADVDIDKKTEEIFIKFNGDNGGDAAKNITSHYKAFEETTI, translated from the coding sequence ATGGATAAAAAGATTTATATTGGGCTTATTGTTGTTGTCATTGCGATAATTGCTATTGTTGCATTTAATTTTAATGATAATTCCAATGAAAGTTCAAATGGAATGATATCAGTACAAGACATGGCAGGAAGAACAGTTAATGTTCCTGTTAATGTAGAGAAAGTTGTAGGTGTTGGATGTAGTGCAAGAGAGATTGTTTATCTTGGTGCAGAAGATAAAATTGTAGGAATTGAACAGATAGAATCTAATTCTCAAGGAGCTTGGGGTAATGAGTTACCATATATTAAATCTAATAAGGATTTAATGGATTTGCCAATCATTGGTAATGCAAAAACAGATACGGTAGATTATGAAAAATTATCAAGTTTAAAACCAGATGTTGTATTTGCAGGAACTCCTGAACAAGCTAATTTAATTCAAAATAAAACAGGCATTCCAACAATTGTTACATATGTTGGAGCTGTTGGAACAGAGCAACAGATGGAAAAATATGAAAATTCCTTAACTATGATGGGAAAAGTTTTAGGTAAAGAAGATAGAGCTAGTGAATTAATTGGTTATATGGATGAAATTGAAAAGGATCTTAAAGATAGAACAAATAATGCTAAAAAAGATAAAAAAGTGTATATTGCAGGACAAGCATTTTATGGAGTTCATGGTATAACTTCTACTAATCCGTATTATCCTTCATTTATACATTTAAATGCAACAAATGTTGCAAGTGGTGTTGGTGGAGATAATGCAACTGTACATGCAATCCAAATAGATAAAGAGCAATTGATTCAATGGAATCCAGATTATATTTTTATTGAAGGTGCAAGTAATCAAGTTATTAAAGATGATATTTCTAAAAACCCTGATTATAAGAATATGAGTGCTATTAAAAATAAAAAAGTTCATAATTTATTAACTTATTGTTTGTATAGCTATAATAAGGAAGAAATGTTTGCAAACTCTTATTATGTTGGTAAGATTTTATATCCTGAAGAATTTGCTGATGTTGATATAGATAAAAAAACTGAGGAAATATTCATTAAATTCAATGGAGATAATGGTGGAGATGCTGCAAAAAATATAACATCTCATTATAAGGCATTTGAAGAAACAACAATTTAG
- a CDS encoding methyltransferase, with translation MDIMEEPSVSVLEFEKILNDATKGIKVFNIIKTSLNIGLFDVLEKKHTCLELSNKCSIDYDMFYYLLEALVKLDLIEEKNGYYINKEISNIYLNSNSYFQRKTIIKSLNQPLSNWNDLENVLYSKEIKQDENFFKFIIKAMAEDAVSGELQETLNIVNNYDEFRNSKTLLDIGGGHGLYSIGFKKLNPNLKAFVFDFPDVLNETKKFCDKFNSDINLISGNFYEDDLEGSYDIIFSSYNPGGKNAKIAEKIYNSLNMNGLFINKQYFPTKTELNLNDILNNLEWNFTNFDKSNKGKVRYTFKNDLSYDSYLKNLENLGFDILDIFPINHHNASFGTTAEDKIIIAKKVR, from the coding sequence ATGGATATTATGGAAGAACCTTCAGTTTCTGTTTTAGAATTTGAAAAAATTTTAAATGATGCAACAAAAGGAATTAAAGTATTTAATATTATAAAAACATCGTTAAATATTGGTTTATTTGATGTTTTAGAAAAGAAACATACTTGTTTAGAACTTTCTAATAAATGTTCAATTGACTATGACATGTTTTATTATCTTTTGGAAGCTTTAGTAAAATTAGATTTAATTGAAGAAAAAAATGGGTATTATATTAATAAAGAGATTTCTAATATCTATTTAAACTCAAATTCTTATTTCCAAAGAAAAACAATAATAAAATCTTTAAATCAACCTTTATCCAATTGGAATGATTTAGAAAATGTTTTATACTCTAAAGAGATAAAACAAGATGAAAACTTTTTTAAATTTATTATTAAAGCAATGGCTGAAGATGCTGTATCTGGAGAACTACAAGAAACTCTAAATATAGTTAATAATTATGATGAATTTAGAAATTCTAAAACTTTATTGGATATTGGTGGAGGGCATGGATTATATTCTATAGGATTTAAAAAATTAAATCCAAATTTAAAAGCATTTGTTTTTGATTTTCCAGATGTTTTAAATGAAACTAAAAAATTTTGTGATAAATTTAATTCTGATATAAATTTAATTTCTGGAAATTTCTATGAAGATGATTTAGAAGGTTCTTATGATATAATATTTTCTTCGTATAATCCTGGTGGAAAAAATGCGAAAATCGCAGAAAAAATTTATAACTCATTGAATATGAATGGGCTTTTTATAAATAAACAATATTTTCCAACTAAAACAGAATTAAATTTAAATGATATTTTGAATAATTTAGAATGGAATTTTACAAACTTTGATAAATCAAATAAAGGAAAAGTAAGATATACATTTAAAAATGACTTGTCTTATGATTCTTATTTGAAAAATTTAGAAAATCTTGGTTTTGATATTTTAGACATATTTCCAATTAATCATCATAATGCTTCTTTTGGAACAACAGCCGAAGACAAAATCATAATTGCAAAAAAAGTGAGATAG
- a CDS encoding AAA family ATPase encodes MQLSKIEIKNFKSFNDISLSLNNFSVLIGACASGKSNFIEIFKFLNDIADDFEKAISKHGGDYYLKNFKLNSQDNPCYLKVTFNNLNYGGYLFPILGSRVGLNDDEVIIIDFKQIDYELKFNFSISDSYDILNEMVKFSCNFYKVNNNEELPKNFDEEHKICENSILLHNFKGKVIAKLEQEMDIIRIENIIHDSLLDMVNNSNNENKLIINSPLSAVPIPWNSLFKDMVFYDFHPKLCKGISAIEGDSTLTEYGDNLPVILDNILRDNEKRRQFLNLITNMLPYIEDINVEKIIEERRVFTLLERYTNTNIPAPLISDGTSDIIALIVALYFEKSKFVLIEEPERNVHPALLSKIVQMMIESSKKKQIIITTHSPEILKCVDLKDIYLISRDLDGFSVISKPINNEIIKPFIEELGIDEVFIDDYLGLSDE; translated from the coding sequence ATGCAATTATCAAAAATTGAAATAAAAAATTTTAAAAGTTTTAATGATATTTCACTTTCTTTAAATAATTTTAGTGTTTTAATCGGTGCATGTGCTTCAGGAAAATCTAATTTTATTGAAATTTTTAAATTTTTAAACGATATTGCTGATGATTTTGAGAAAGCTATTTCTAAACATGGTGGCGATTATTATTTAAAAAATTTTAAATTAAATTCACAAGATAATCCATGTTATTTGAAAGTAACTTTTAATAATCTTAATTATGGAGGTTATCTTTTTCCAATATTGGGTTCTAGAGTAGGATTAAATGATGATGAAGTTATTATAATAGATTTTAAACAAATAGATTATGAATTAAAATTTAATTTTTCTATATCAGATTCTTATGATATTTTAAATGAAATGGTTAAATTTTCTTGTAACTTTTATAAAGTAAATAATAATGAGGAATTACCCAAAAATTTTGATGAAGAGCATAAAATTTGTGAAAATTCTATTCTGTTACATAATTTTAAAGGAAAAGTCATTGCAAAATTAGAACAAGAAATGGATATTATTAGAATTGAAAATATAATTCATGATTCGTTATTAGATATGGTTAATAATTCTAATAATGAAAATAAGTTGATTATTAATTCACCATTATCTGCAGTACCAATTCCATGGAATTCTTTATTTAAAGACATGGTTTTTTATGATTTTCATCCAAAGTTATGTAAAGGAATTAGTGCTATTGAGGGAGATTCTACATTAACTGAATATGGAGATAATTTACCAGTAATATTGGACAATATTCTTCGAGATAATGAAAAAAGAAGACAATTTTTGAATTTAATAACAAATATGTTACCTTATATTGAGGATATTAATGTAGAAAAAATTATTGAAGAACGTAGAGTATTTACTCTTCTTGAGAGATATACAAATACTAATATTCCAGCACCTTTGATTTCTGATGGAACTAGCGATATTATTGCATTAATTGTGGCTTTATATTTTGAAAAATCCAAATTTGTATTAATTGAAGAGCCTGAAAGAAATGTTCATCCAGCGTTACTTTCGAAAATAGTTCAAATGATGATTGAATCTTCTAAAAAAAAGCAAATTATAATTACTACTCACAGTCCAGAAATCTTAAAATGTGTTGATTTAAAAGACATTTATTTAATATCACGGGATTTAGATGGGTTTTCAGTGATATCTAAACCTATTAATAATGAAATTATAAAACCATTCATTGAAGAGTTAGGAATTGATGAGGTTTTTATTGATGATTATTTGGGGTTAAGTGATGAATAA
- a CDS encoding MATE family efflux transporter, whose protein sequence is MKELIRTPDNYLFSNKALFYLFIPILIEQALEFFVGLADSIMVASLGEVVISGVSLVDFLMQLLIFGFSALATGGAVVAGQYLGDRKFKEANNASNQLVWFSAISSFVLMIIVLLLRFFLISLLFGEIEADVWINAEKYLYIVALSIPFIAIYNAGAAIFRTIGNSYLPMKIMIVCDILNVVGNAFCIYYLGWDVRGVAIPTVMSRFLSAAIIMYYALDNKNKLHIKRTFKHRFDFSILKKVLDVGIPYGIENGLFQLGRILVLSLVSTFGTLAIAANSVGYAIGIFSVLPGFAINLGLTAIISQCVGANDYEQVRYYNKKCLFIVFVFHVIINLIIFAILPVILGVYNLSSQTAAMASEMIIWHGIFAIVIWPISFTLPSTFRGAGDSKSVMFISLFVMFTCRIALSYVIADWMDIGVFGTWIAMFIDWYVRAGFYLYRYFSNKWTKYRVVAW, encoded by the coding sequence ATGAAAGAACTTATAAGAACTCCAGATAATTATTTATTCTCAAATAAAGCTTTATTTTATTTGTTTATTCCAATTTTAATAGAACAGGCTTTAGAGTTCTTTGTAGGTTTAGCTGATTCAATAATGGTTGCATCTTTAGGAGAAGTGGTTATTTCTGGAGTTTCTCTTGTTGATTTTTTAATGCAATTATTAATTTTTGGTTTTTCAGCACTAGCTACGGGGGGAGCTGTTGTAGCAGGTCAATATTTAGGTGATAGAAAATTTAAAGAAGCAAATAATGCTTCTAATCAATTAGTTTGGTTTTCTGCAATTTCATCATTTGTATTAATGATAATTGTTTTACTTTTAAGATTCTTTTTAATTAGTTTATTATTTGGTGAAATTGAAGCAGATGTTTGGATTAATGCTGAGAAATATTTGTATATTGTAGCATTATCAATTCCATTTATTGCAATATATAATGCTGGTGCAGCTATTTTTAGAACAATTGGTAATTCATATTTACCTATGAAAATAATGATTGTTTGTGATATTTTAAATGTCGTGGGTAATGCGTTTTGTATTTATTATTTAGGTTGGGATGTTCGGGGTGTTGCTATTCCAACAGTAATGTCTAGATTTTTATCAGCAGCTATTATAATGTATTATGCTCTTGATAATAAAAATAAATTACATATTAAAAGGACTTTTAAACATAGATTTGATTTTAGTATACTTAAAAAAGTATTGGATGTGGGAATTCCATATGGTATTGAAAATGGATTATTTCAACTTGGCCGTATTTTAGTTTTAAGTTTAGTTTCAACTTTTGGTACTTTGGCAATTGCTGCAAATTCTGTTGGATATGCAATTGGTATATTTTCAGTTTTACCAGGTTTTGCAATTAATTTAGGTCTAACAGCTATTATTTCACAATGTGTTGGTGCTAATGATTATGAACAAGTAAGATATTACAATAAAAAATGTTTATTTATCGTTTTTGTATTTCATGTAATTATTAATTTAATTATTTTTGCAATTCTCCCTGTGATCTTAGGGGTTTATAATTTATCTTCACAAACTGCTGCAATGGCGTCTGAAATGATTATATGGCATGGTATTTTTGCAATTGTAATATGGCCTATATCTTTTACGCTTCCATCTACATTTAGAGGAGCAGGTGATTCAAAATCTGTCATGTTTATAAGTTTATTTGTAATGTTTACTTGTAGAATTGCTTTATCTTATGTTATTGCTGATTGGATGGATATTGGAGTATTTGGAACATGGATAGCCATGTTCATTGATTGGTATGTAAGAGCAGGATTCTATCTTTATAGATACTTTTCAAATAAGTGGACAAAATATAGAGTTGTTGCTTGGTAG
- the gatC gene encoding Asp-tRNA(Asn) amidotransferase subunit GatC, with amino-acid sequence MTIEKDAEEIIDKFSKTLENIPDLEETWYITDNLNLTRDDESHEKNPEKILRNARIDKDGNLIVKKADWTN; translated from the coding sequence ATGACAATCGAAAAAGATGCAGAGGAAATCATTGATAAATTTTCAAAAACATTAGAAAATATTCCAGATTTAGAGGAAACATGGTATATTACTGACAATTTAAATTTAACTCGTGATGATGAATCCCATGAGAAAAATCCTGAAAAAATTTTAAGAAATGCTAGAATTGATAAAGATGGGAATTTAATAGTTAAAAAAGCAGATTGGACAAATTAA